One Candidatus Hydrogenedentota bacterium DNA window includes the following coding sequences:
- a CDS encoding sodium:calcium antiporter has translation MIVDVLLFVVGVLLLWGGSEFVTRNTGVLARSLGVKELVITILGVSVLSSLPELTISAFAAARGEDSISLGNVIGSNFVTLTFVTAVCALIRPIDIHEEVQSRESSWMILSSAFVLVLSLDGRLSRSEGIILMLIYIPYVWNVLKTARVEADDQSSGHLHTSRVRTSVFCVLGIFSVIAGSKIALDSGGKLGAAFGISPLAMGVLLFAFGTSLPELTISLSATFKRKSDVTIGEVYASNIFTQLIVLGICCLIRPMTVDRALISFAMPLLILAAVVIQVFVTTERKVSRLEALGLLCFYAIFAVEQFRPLPSIESILGF, from the coding sequence ATGATTGTTGATGTCTTGCTGTTTGTTGTCGGTGTGCTGCTGCTTTGGGGAGGCTCGGAGTTCGTCACGCGCAACACCGGCGTTCTGGCCCGCTCGCTGGGCGTCAAGGAACTGGTTATTACAATTCTGGGCGTCAGCGTGCTGTCAAGTCTGCCTGAGCTGACCATCTCCGCGTTCGCGGCTGCTCGGGGCGAGGATTCGATCTCGCTCGGAAACGTTATTGGCTCGAATTTTGTTACGCTGACCTTCGTAACGGCGGTTTGCGCGTTAATACGCCCGATCGACATCCATGAAGAGGTGCAGTCCCGGGAATCGAGCTGGATGATCCTCTCCTCGGCGTTCGTACTCGTGCTATCCCTGGACGGACGGCTGTCGCGCTCCGAAGGCATAATCCTGATGCTCATTTACATTCCCTACGTATGGAACGTGCTCAAGACGGCCCGTGTTGAAGCCGATGACCAGTCTTCGGGCCACCTGCACACGTCCAGAGTCAGGACGTCCGTGTTCTGCGTGCTGGGCATTTTCAGCGTTATCGCCGGCTCGAAAATCGCCCTGGATTCGGGCGGGAAGCTGGGCGCGGCGTTCGGAATTTCCCCGTTAGCTATGGGCGTGCTCTTGTTCGCCTTCGGCACAAGCCTGCCGGAGCTCACGATCAGCTTGTCCGCCACGTTCAAACGCAAATCGGATGTGACAATCGGCGAAGTCTACGCCTCGAATATTTTCACGCAGCTCATCGTATTAGGGATATGTTGTCTTATCCGCCCGATGACGGTCGACCGGGCCCTGATCTCTTTTGCCATGCCCCTCCTGATTCTGGCGGCGGTAGTGATTCAGGTCTTTGTCACGACTGAACGCAAAGTGAGCCGTCTCGAGGCACTGGGTTTGCTGTGCTTTTATGCCATCTTCGCCGTAGAGCAATTCAGACCATTGCCCTCGATAGAGAGCATTCTGGGCTTCTGA
- a CDS encoding radical SAM protein produces the protein MPNVDSKAKRALVEAALGPVRELCRACRLCGRECGVDRLRNEPGFCATDSGHPERVRYSSATLHFGEEPPLVGRGGSGTVFFTHCNLRCVYCQNYQISQLGLGENAGYMTLAEDMFRLERAGAENINLVTPTHYILPILLALREAYGQGLTRPIVYNTNGFDSLSLLTLLDGIVDIYLPDVKYSDPTCALTYSNARHYPEVARAAVLEMYRQAGPLKQIDGVAAKGLIIRHLVLPEDQSGSYDFLLWLKDMGLVDVTLSIMRQYSPQHLAMEYEHIARPATDKEYVDVVQYAARLGFQDLLVQGADSTGVYLPDFARDDPFA, from the coding sequence GTGCCGAATGTTGATTCAAAAGCAAAGCGCGCCCTCGTGGAGGCGGCGCTGGGGCCTGTGCGAGAACTGTGCCGAGCCTGCCGGTTGTGCGGCCGGGAATGTGGCGTGGACCGGCTCCGCAACGAGCCGGGCTTCTGTGCGACGGATTCCGGGCACCCGGAGCGTGTCCGGTATTCGTCGGCCACCCTGCATTTCGGAGAAGAACCGCCGCTGGTGGGCCGCGGCGGCTCGGGCACGGTCTTCTTCACGCACTGTAACCTGCGTTGCGTGTACTGCCAGAACTATCAAATCAGCCAGTTGGGGCTGGGCGAGAACGCCGGATACATGACCCTGGCCGAGGACATGTTCCGCCTCGAACGGGCGGGCGCCGAGAACATCAATCTGGTCACGCCGACACATTACATCCTCCCCATCCTGCTGGCCTTGCGAGAGGCCTACGGCCAAGGATTGACGCGCCCGATTGTCTACAACACCAATGGATTCGACAGCCTCTCTCTGCTCACGTTGCTGGATGGCATCGTGGATATCTACCTGCCCGACGTGAAGTATTCGGACCCCACGTGTGCGCTGACTTACTCCAATGCCCGTCACTACCCCGAAGTGGCGCGGGCAGCGGTCCTCGAAATGTACCGGCAGGCAGGCCCGCTGAAGCAGATCGATGGCGTGGCGGCAAAAGGCCTCATCATCCGGCACCTGGTCTTGCCCGAGGATCAATCCGGCAGCTACGACTTTCTGCTCTGGCTCAAGGACATGGGACTGGTGGACGTCACACTGAGCATCATGCGCCAGTACTCGCCGCAGCATCTCGCCATGGAGTACGAGCACATCGCCCGCCCGGCCACCGACAAGGAATACGTGGATGTGGTGCAGTATGCCGCACGTTTGGGTTTTCAGGACCTGCTCGTCCAGGGCGCGGACAGCACCGGCGTCTACCTGCCGGATTTCGCCAGAGACGACCCGTTTGCGTAG
- a CDS encoding glycoside hydrolase family 38 C-terminal domain-containing protein — protein sequence MSRAYEIHVIANTHWDREWLYNFQETRLMLVELLDLLLEVFEAEPAYKSFLLDGQSVPVEDYLELRPQHRARIQKHVADGRLLIGPWYTLPECFSVNGESLVRNLTYGHRVGQEFGGVMKVGHTAFSYGQNSQMPQIYMGFGIDVMLFYHGVSHDEVANEFIFEGADGTRILGSQMSSGARYNFYHNVYRPAVFGKAIADRMYEWREGGLPFHLCREARAAGHHMLLDPVRGFDRERARECIAALRDREAAVATTKYLAFMMGHDSSIPDLVELELIKEARKILKDDTIFHSRLPDLMAKVKKAAKNLTVLKGERRTPVLMNQRMHLYSDVLSSRTRVKRLNALAEQALQRWAEPFAALAWRMGAEYPSAALDLAWKTLLKSQPHDSISGSGVDDIERDVRDRLRQTANLSDSIMARSLQHIQRRIDNSDAGRNDVLLTVFNASPQARSEVVTAVVDVPRTSAMSGFQIVACGTASEAARDAAPVQVATRKPHHAVINHAADATYMLESEQVKFHFEAKDIPAFGYATFRLAPFKTFGRGTMVCGHQTMENEHLRVQINGDGTLTLSHKASGQVYERLHFFEDGGEVGNAWMHIEPGADRIVSSIGSPVTISLEENGPLLARFRIDCHMTIPARFDEANGDAWQRLDGGGSASRRSDETVPLLITSHVTLRRGARSVDITTRFTNAARYHRLRVLFPTRRKTRTCHVETPFDVVERPATHPADSPWQAANATFPMQRFVDVSDQRGGLAIINDGLREYEITPGEERAVALTLVRAYEIALTTVSKRWERHPEMELSQCQGEHEFRYALYPHTGSWDRAGVFSEVERLAVPLEMAQVGPHAGDLPQRLSLLSVTPPNAVVSALKQSEDGKALVLRMFNPTGKKVGAEIKTRARIRAAHLLTLEELPVKKLAALGKSVKVSLAPKKIVTLKLDMDSV from the coding sequence ATGAGCCGAGCTTACGAAATTCACGTTATCGCCAATACCCACTGGGACCGGGAATGGTTGTACAATTTCCAGGAAACTCGGCTGATGCTCGTTGAGCTCCTCGATTTGCTGCTCGAGGTTTTCGAGGCCGAGCCAGCCTACAAATCGTTCCTGCTGGACGGCCAGTCCGTGCCCGTCGAGGACTATCTCGAGCTCCGGCCCCAGCACCGCGCCCGTATCCAAAAGCATGTGGCGGATGGACGGTTGCTCATCGGCCCCTGGTACACCCTCCCGGAATGTTTCAGCGTGAATGGCGAGTCTCTGGTTCGGAACCTCACTTACGGACACCGGGTAGGGCAGGAATTCGGCGGCGTGATGAAGGTAGGGCACACTGCGTTCTCTTATGGCCAGAACTCGCAGATGCCGCAGATCTACATGGGTTTCGGCATCGACGTCATGTTGTTCTACCACGGCGTCTCGCACGATGAGGTTGCCAACGAATTTATCTTCGAGGGGGCTGATGGAACGCGAATTCTGGGTTCTCAAATGAGTTCAGGCGCGCGCTACAACTTCTACCATAACGTCTACCGGCCCGCTGTCTTCGGCAAGGCGATTGCCGACCGCATGTATGAGTGGCGGGAAGGCGGGCTGCCGTTCCATCTGTGCCGCGAAGCCCGGGCCGCGGGCCATCACATGCTTCTTGACCCCGTTCGGGGGTTCGATCGGGAACGGGCGCGCGAGTGCATCGCAGCGCTCCGCGACCGCGAAGCCGCCGTCGCCACAACGAAATACCTCGCGTTCATGATGGGACACGACAGCAGTATCCCTGACCTGGTAGAACTCGAACTCATCAAAGAAGCCCGCAAAATCCTCAAGGACGATACGATTTTCCACAGCCGGCTCCCCGACCTGATGGCGAAGGTCAAGAAAGCCGCCAAAAATCTCACTGTTCTCAAGGGCGAACGGCGTACGCCCGTGCTGATGAATCAACGCATGCACCTGTACAGCGACGTGCTCTCGAGCCGCACACGGGTCAAACGTCTCAACGCGCTGGCGGAACAGGCGCTGCAGCGTTGGGCGGAGCCATTCGCGGCGCTGGCATGGCGCATGGGGGCCGAGTACCCGTCCGCCGCCCTCGATCTCGCCTGGAAAACCCTCCTGAAATCTCAACCGCACGACAGCATCTCGGGCAGCGGCGTCGACGACATCGAGCGTGACGTGCGCGACCGTCTCAGGCAAACGGCAAATCTCTCCGACAGCATCATGGCGCGCAGTCTTCAACACATTCAACGACGCATCGACAACTCGGACGCAGGGCGCAACGACGTCCTGCTTACCGTGTTCAACGCCTCGCCTCAAGCGCGCTCCGAAGTCGTGACGGCGGTCGTCGACGTACCGCGCACGAGCGCCATGAGCGGGTTTCAGATTGTGGCTTGCGGGACGGCCTCGGAGGCGGCCCGCGACGCTGCGCCGGTTCAGGTTGCCACACGTAAGCCGCATCATGCGGTCATCAACCACGCAGCCGATGCCACCTACATGCTGGAAAGCGAGCAGGTCAAGTTTCATTTTGAGGCGAAGGATATCCCTGCGTTCGGTTACGCCACGTTTCGGCTGGCGCCGTTCAAGACTTTTGGACGCGGCACCATGGTCTGCGGCCATCAAACCATGGAAAACGAGCACCTCCGCGTTCAGATCAATGGAGATGGCACACTCACCCTGTCGCACAAGGCATCAGGCCAGGTGTACGAAAGACTGCATTTCTTCGAAGACGGCGGCGAAGTAGGAAACGCCTGGATGCACATCGAGCCCGGGGCGGACCGTATTGTCTCGAGCATCGGCTCACCCGTCACCATCTCCCTCGAAGAGAACGGGCCGCTTCTGGCCCGCTTTCGCATCGACTGCCACATGACCATTCCCGCCCGGTTCGACGAGGCCAACGGTGACGCATGGCAACGTCTTGATGGCGGCGGCAGCGCGTCCCGGCGCAGCGATGAGACCGTGCCGCTCCTTATCACATCCCATGTGACCTTGCGCCGGGGTGCGCGGTCCGTGGATATCACGACGCGGTTCACCAATGCCGCGCGTTATCACCGCCTGCGGGTCTTGTTCCCCACGCGGCGGAAGACCAGGACCTGCCATGTTGAAACGCCGTTTGACGTCGTTGAGCGTCCGGCCACCCACCCGGCCGACAGCCCGTGGCAGGCTGCCAATGCTACCTTTCCCATGCAGCGGTTCGTTGACGTGAGCGACCAACGCGGCGGACTTGCCATCATTAACGACGGCCTGCGCGAGTATGAGATCACGCCCGGCGAGGAGCGCGCGGTGGCCCTGACGCTGGTCCGGGCCTACGAGATCGCGCTGACGACTGTCAGCAAGCGCTGGGAGCGCCACCCGGAAATGGAGCTGTCGCAATGTCAGGGCGAGCATGAATTCCGGTATGCGCTCTACCCCCACACGGGCTCATGGGATAGGGCCGGCGTCTTCAGCGAAGTCGAGCGGCTTGCCGTACCGCTCGAAATGGCGCAAGTGGGCCCCCACGCCGGGGACTTGCCACAACGCCTGAGCTTGCTGAGCGTGACGCCGCCGAACGCCGTCGTCAGCGCCCTCAAGCAGTCAGAAGACGGCAAGGCGCTTGTCCTGCGTATGTTTAATCCTACAGGCAAGAAAGTGGGCGCGGAGATTAAGACCCGCGCGAGAATCCGCGCAGCGCATCTGTTGACCCTGGAAGAGCTTCCCGTGAAGAAGCTGGCCGCCCTGGGGAAGTCGGTGAAGGTCTCCCTTGCGCCCAAGAAGATCGTAACCCTGAAACTCGACATGGATTCCGTCTAG
- a CDS encoding Gfo/Idh/MocA family oxidoreductase yields the protein MTRAEKSGKSRGTTRRDFLKSSAVAASAAVAGARAIAPNAHAAGSDVIRVGMIGCGGRNTGAAAQALTADPGAQLVAMCDIFMDRVKTRRERLRDQKKDQVFVDDDHCFAGFDGYKHVIEASDVVVIANAAKFHPLHAMTAIEAGKHVFVEKPHAIDPAGVKLMQRAADLAKEKGLCLVSGLQSRYHIGFAETVQRIHDGAIGDVISIEENFLREPYVIIDRAPELSELEWQCSTQYHFRWLSGDDVPQSLVHNLDRASWVLHNAMPAKCHGLGGRSSMTAPIYGDVFDHHSVVYEFDSGVRIYALCRTTTGCYNESSSTVFGSKGKASITGCRIWGETEWRWEEACDPYQIEHDVLFKAIRSGEPVNNGDYMARSTMIGVMGQISCYTGEEIAWDQINNSDFAYPPRPEDCRDGMEPPVVPDANGIYPVPIPGVTRFLEA from the coding sequence ATGACACGTGCAGAGAAATCAGGCAAGAGCCGCGGCACGACCCGGCGTGATTTCTTGAAGAGTTCGGCTGTGGCGGCCTCGGCCGCCGTTGCGGGCGCCCGCGCCATCGCGCCTAACGCGCACGCCGCCGGCAGCGACGTCATCCGAGTCGGCATGATCGGCTGCGGCGGCCGAAATACCGGCGCTGCCGCGCAGGCATTGACCGCGGACCCCGGAGCCCAACTCGTCGCAATGTGCGACATCTTCATGGACCGCGTCAAAACCAGACGCGAGCGGCTCAGAGACCAGAAGAAAGACCAAGTCTTCGTCGATGACGACCACTGTTTCGCGGGCTTTGACGGCTATAAGCACGTGATCGAAGCGTCTGATGTCGTGGTGATTGCCAACGCCGCGAAATTTCACCCGCTTCACGCGATGACAGCGATTGAAGCCGGAAAGCACGTGTTCGTCGAGAAACCCCATGCTATCGACCCGGCGGGCGTCAAACTCATGCAGCGTGCCGCCGATTTGGCTAAGGAAAAGGGCCTGTGCCTGGTTTCGGGGTTGCAAAGCAGGTATCACATCGGATTCGCCGAGACCGTTCAGCGTATACACGACGGCGCCATCGGCGATGTGATCAGCATCGAAGAGAACTTCCTTCGCGAGCCTTACGTAATCATTGACCGCGCACCCGAGTTGTCCGAACTCGAGTGGCAATGCAGTACGCAGTATCATTTCCGCTGGCTCTCCGGGGACGACGTTCCGCAGTCGCTGGTGCACAACCTGGACCGGGCCAGTTGGGTGCTGCACAACGCCATGCCGGCGAAATGCCACGGCCTCGGCGGGCGCTCCTCTATGACGGCTCCGATTTACGGCGACGTATTCGACCACCATTCCGTCGTGTACGAATTTGACAGCGGCGTCCGAATATATGCCCTCTGCCGGACCACTACAGGATGCTACAACGAGTCCTCCAGCACTGTGTTCGGGAGCAAGGGCAAGGCATCCATCACGGGTTGCCGCATCTGGGGCGAAACCGAGTGGCGCTGGGAGGAAGCATGCGATCCCTATCAGATCGAGCACGACGTGCTGTTCAAGGCTATCCGGTCGGGGGAGCCCGTCAACAATGGCGACTACATGGCCCGGAGCACCATGATCGGCGTGATGGGGCAAATCTCCTGTTACACCGGTGAAGAGATTGCCTGGGACCAGATAAACAACTCCGACTTCGCTTATCCGCCCAGGCCGGAGGATTGCCGTGATGGTATGGAACCGCCGGTTGTACCCGACGCCAACGGCATCTATCCCGTGCCGATTCCCGGAGTCACGAGGTTTCTCGAAGCCTGA
- a CDS encoding exo-alpha-sialidase, with product MQRYNLRNVFLEVLGLACFCAESSIAQTPDYQIIVETPYKELSNEFSWSHPYLAAIPPADHAGTPMVIMLAQKMLKNDAGDYYSGSYELRTGDLSMTWSGPTAVPELAWVKEDGYDMALSGMVPNWHPQTAKILAIGHCAMYDQTGTYIDRPGSQWVSYTVYDPQTGAWSRGQPLGQRGQDYFGTAASCDQWLIEPDGTVLAPVYVQPSQGARWAVAVWKCAFDGKSLSVVARGDLIARDRLRGMHEPSITKFRGLYWLTIRANDTAFVATSRDGLHFEPPIEWKFDDGQPLGSQNTQQHWITHHEGLFLAYTRKTGDNDDVFRNRAPLFIAQVDPDERVVLRSTERILLPNRGVPLGNFGVNHVTPYETWVSAGECMWPYHGKLPTDRGAEGAILVARIIWSNPNGDVP from the coding sequence ATGCAACGGTACAACCTTCGCAATGTATTCCTCGAGGTGCTTGGGCTCGCTTGCTTCTGCGCGGAATCGTCCATCGCTCAGACGCCCGATTACCAAATCATCGTTGAAACGCCTTATAAGGAGCTGAGCAATGAGTTCTCGTGGTCTCACCCCTATCTGGCGGCGATTCCTCCGGCAGACCACGCAGGGACGCCGATGGTGATCATGCTCGCGCAAAAGATGCTGAAGAATGACGCTGGCGACTATTACTCGGGGTCATATGAATTACGAACCGGCGACCTGAGCATGACCTGGTCTGGCCCGACGGCGGTCCCCGAACTCGCATGGGTCAAGGAAGACGGCTACGACATGGCCCTTTCCGGCATGGTCCCTAATTGGCATCCCCAGACGGCAAAAATACTGGCCATCGGACATTGTGCCATGTACGATCAAACTGGAACCTACATCGACCGGCCGGGCTCCCAGTGGGTTTCGTACACGGTCTACGATCCCCAGACCGGCGCGTGGTCCAGGGGACAGCCGCTCGGACAACGCGGGCAGGACTATTTCGGCACCGCGGCAAGCTGTGACCAGTGGTTGATCGAGCCCGATGGAACGGTTCTTGCCCCAGTCTACGTGCAGCCATCCCAAGGCGCCCGCTGGGCAGTGGCTGTGTGGAAATGCGCGTTCGATGGCAAGAGCCTATCGGTTGTGGCCCGAGGCGACCTGATCGCTCGCGACCGGTTGAGGGGCATGCATGAACCGTCGATCACGAAGTTCAGAGGCCTCTACTGGCTGACGATTCGCGCCAACGACACGGCATTTGTCGCCACGAGCCGCGACGGACTCCATTTCGAACCGCCTATCGAGTGGAAATTCGACGACGGCCAGCCGTTGGGCAGCCAGAACACCCAGCAGCACTGGATCACGCATCATGAGGGACTGTTCCTGGCCTACACGCGCAAGACCGGCGACAATGACGACGTCTTTCGGAACCGCGCGCCTCTGTTCATCGCTCAAGTTGACCCGGATGAAAGAGTCGTATTGAGGTCAACCGAGCGCATACTGTTGCCGAACCGCGGCGTGCCGCTGGGGAACTTCGGAGTCAACCACGTCACACCGTACGAAACTTGGGTTTCCGCCGGCGAATGCATGTGGCCCTACCACGGCAAGCTCCCCACAGACCGCGGCGCAGAAGGCGCAATCCTGGTGGCCCGTATTATCTGGTCCAATCCCAACGGAGACGTGCCCTGA
- a CDS encoding alpha-galactosidase, which produces MNRTRISLSVAPLLFVMIAESATAVLPAPDEMMEARQWTAATFENVPESNTAPLCFSFTYDGKPSGELLGAWKFLQDSRALDQQRTVRTLSWTEPGTGLEVRCVLAAYSDFPVVEWTVYLRNTGSADSQLLENIQALDARWERGDGGEFVLRGIKGDFCTADSYEPYEITLGANAAQTFVPDGGRPTNRAFPYYNLAMPGGGVILAVGWPGQWATRFTCDGEKGIRIVAGQELTRLRLKPGEEIRTPLIALLFWKGSDPVRAQNLWRRWMLAHNVPRPGGEPMPPALMMCTSDYYPGMQSVAAEEIKYAAAYLDGGVKLDYWWLDAGWYPCDGPGWPKVGTWEPDPGRYPNGVKEVSDYVHSRGLKLVVWFEPERVWPDTWLANAHPEWLFSGQAIGANISLLNLGNAEARQWLTDHVDRLLTEQGIDLYRQDFNMDPLAFWRNGDSPDRQGMSENLHVQGYLAYWDELRRRHPRMAIDSCASGGRRNDLETLRRAVPLLRSDYRNEPIYTQQCHTYGLAQWVPYFGTGVPDKDDYTVRSFWCPWIGIGR; this is translated from the coding sequence ATGAACAGGACGAGAATATCGCTCAGCGTCGCGCCCCTATTGTTTGTGATGATTGCAGAGTCCGCCACAGCTGTCTTGCCTGCCCCCGATGAAATGATGGAAGCCCGGCAGTGGACCGCGGCAACATTTGAGAACGTTCCGGAGTCAAACACGGCACCGCTCTGCTTTTCGTTTACGTACGACGGAAAACCATCGGGTGAGTTGCTCGGCGCGTGGAAGTTTCTGCAGGACAGTCGTGCGCTCGACCAGCAGCGCACGGTGCGCACGCTCTCGTGGACCGAGCCCGGAACGGGACTCGAAGTGCGGTGTGTATTGGCCGCGTATAGCGACTTCCCCGTCGTCGAGTGGACGGTCTATTTGCGGAACACGGGCAGTGCTGATTCGCAGCTGCTCGAGAACATTCAAGCGCTGGATGCCCGGTGGGAGCGTGGCGATGGCGGCGAGTTCGTGTTGCGGGGCATCAAGGGTGATTTCTGCACTGCGGACAGCTATGAACCGTACGAAATCACCCTTGGAGCCAATGCGGCGCAGACATTCGTGCCCGACGGCGGGCGGCCCACCAACAGAGCGTTTCCTTATTATAACCTTGCAATGCCTGGCGGCGGCGTGATTTTGGCTGTCGGCTGGCCGGGTCAATGGGCAACGCGTTTCACCTGTGATGGCGAAAAAGGAATTCGCATCGTCGCCGGTCAGGAGCTGACGCGTTTGCGGCTGAAACCCGGCGAAGAGATTCGCACGCCGCTTATCGCGTTGTTGTTCTGGAAAGGGTCTGACCCGGTGCGGGCCCAGAATCTCTGGCGGCGGTGGATGCTCGCTCATAACGTGCCGCGGCCCGGCGGAGAACCTATGCCCCCCGCGCTGATGATGTGCACGTCCGATTACTACCCCGGGATGCAGAGCGTCGCTGCCGAAGAAATCAAGTACGCCGCGGCCTACCTCGATGGCGGGGTCAAGCTTGACTACTGGTGGCTCGACGCGGGCTGGTATCCCTGCGATGGTCCGGGGTGGCCCAAGGTCGGCACATGGGAACCTGACCCTGGCCGTTATCCGAACGGCGTCAAGGAAGTCTCCGACTACGTTCACTCGAGGGGGCTGAAGTTGGTCGTGTGGTTCGAGCCGGAACGTGTATGGCCCGATACGTGGCTGGCGAATGCCCATCCGGAGTGGCTTTTCAGCGGGCAGGCAATCGGCGCGAACATCAGCCTGCTGAATCTTGGTAACGCGGAAGCACGCCAGTGGCTCACGGACCATGTCGATCGGCTACTGACCGAGCAGGGGATCGACCTTTACCGCCAGGATTTCAACATGGACCCGTTGGCGTTTTGGAGGAACGGCGATTCCCCTGACCGGCAAGGCATGAGCGAGAACCTGCACGTGCAGGGCTACCTCGCCTATTGGGACGAGTTGCGCCGGCGACACCCCCGTATGGCGATTGACAGTTGCGCCAGCGGCGGGCGGCGCAACGACCTTGAAACGCTTCGCCGGGCAGTGCCGTTGCTGCGGAGCGATTACCGCAACGAGCCAATCTACACCCAGCAATGCCACACCTATGGTTTAGCCCAGTGGGTCCCGTATTTCGGAACCGGCGTACCCGACAAAGACGACTACACGGTGCGGAGCTTCTGGTGTCCGTGGATCGGTATCGGCCGTCA
- a CDS encoding uroporphyrinogen decarboxylase family protein encodes MNPRERVLTALNHEEPDRVPLFIGSSGATTVSGPGYEKLKTHLGIQGGPRRWISRTMQYVRMDEEVLVRLGSDARPLIPGPAESSLRKDVSADVLVDDWGVPWRRSPGSLYFEPVDPPLRHATVDDLEKYPWPNLAPPDRFDRLVSEAKTIQQAGYATVLLSGVALFEQAYLMRGLDTLLMDLATEPEFFTALLTKLKNLMVAYVGQLLKDAGPYVDVIITGDDLGMTAGPMMSPHCYRQFIKPHHAELLGAIKQRISGKVFFHSCGNVYLLLGDLAEAGVELLNPVQVAAGEMGDTARLKREFGNRLSFCGAIDTRWVLPCGTAADVRAEVRRRLKDLAPGGGYIAAAVHCIQPDVPPGNIVAMCDEVRIAGQYPIAC; translated from the coding sequence TTGAATCCGCGCGAACGGGTTCTGACTGCTCTGAACCACGAGGAGCCGGACCGCGTACCTCTGTTCATCGGATCTTCGGGTGCGACAACCGTTTCAGGTCCTGGCTACGAGAAGCTGAAAACCCACCTGGGCATACAAGGCGGGCCGCGCAGATGGATTTCCCGGACGATGCAGTACGTTCGCATGGACGAGGAGGTTCTTGTGCGGCTCGGCAGCGACGCGCGGCCGCTTATTCCCGGTCCGGCCGAATCCAGTTTGCGAAAAGACGTTTCGGCCGACGTTCTTGTTGACGATTGGGGGGTCCCATGGCGTCGCTCGCCGGGCAGCCTGTACTTCGAGCCTGTCGACCCGCCTCTGCGCCATGCCACCGTCGACGATCTCGAGAAATACCCTTGGCCCAACCTTGCGCCGCCGGACCGGTTCGATCGCCTCGTGAGCGAGGCCAAGACAATCCAGCAGGCAGGTTATGCGACGGTGCTGCTCAGCGGGGTCGCGCTGTTTGAACAGGCCTACCTGATGCGGGGCCTCGATACGCTCTTGATGGACCTCGCGACCGAGCCTGAGTTCTTCACCGCGCTTCTTACAAAGCTGAAGAATCTGATGGTCGCGTATGTCGGGCAACTCTTGAAGGATGCCGGCCCGTATGTGGACGTGATTATCACGGGGGACGATCTCGGGATGACCGCCGGCCCGATGATGTCGCCGCACTGCTATCGTCAGTTTATCAAGCCGCATCATGCGGAGTTGCTCGGCGCGATCAAGCAGCGCATCTCAGGCAAGGTATTCTTTCATTCCTGTGGGAATGTCTACCTGCTCTTGGGGGACCTGGCGGAGGCGGGCGTGGAATTGCTTAATCCCGTGCAGGTGGCGGCCGGCGAGATGGGCGATACGGCCCGGTTGAAACGGGAGTTCGGAAACCGGCTCTCTTTCTGCGGCGCAATAGACACCCGCTGGGTCTTGCCATGCGGCACGGCGGCGGATGTTCGCGCTGAGGTGCGGCGGAGGCTCAAGGACCTGGCCCCGGGCGGCGGCTATATCGCCGCGGCCGTACATTGCATCCAACCCGACGTCCCGCCGGGAAATATTGTGGCCATGTGCGACGAGGTGCGAATAGCGGGACAGTATCCAATTGCATGTTGA